CCGTGTCACCGGAAGCGCGGACAAGAGCATTTTGACATAGTTTATGCTGATAATCAACGATCATTGGAATACCGGCGCAGACGTCTGTCTTTACAATGGAGACTGTCTTGAATTGCTCGCCGGCATACCGGATAACACGATACGGCTTGTAATGACATCCCCGCCATATAATATCGGCAAAGCTTATGAGAAACGCCAGCCTCTGAAAGATTATATTCTATGGCAGGAAGAGGTTATAAAGGAGTGTTGGAGAGTATTGACAAACGATGGCAGCATTTGCTGGCAAGTGGGGAATTTCGTCGATAATGGAGAGATAATACCTTTAGATATAGTTATGTTCCCAATTTTTGAAAAACTTGGCATGAAGCTCAGAAACAGAATTGTCTGGCATTTTGGGCATGGATTACACGCGAGCAAACGTTTCTCGGGACGCTATGAAGTAATTTTGTGGTTCACTAAGTCCGATAAATATGTGTTTAACCTGGATGCCGTCAGAGTGCCTCAGAAATATACCGGCAAAAAGCACTTCAAGGGCGCAAAGAAAGGTGAACTCTCATGTAACCCCTTGGGGAAAAACCCAACTGACATTTGGGACATTCCCAATGTGAAATCAAATCATGTCGAAAAAACTATCCACCCAGCCCAGTTTCCCATAGAATTGGTTGAACGGATGGTTTTAGCATTGACCAACGATGATGATTGGACATTTGATCCTTTCTCTGGGGTTGGAAGCACACAGATAGCTTCGATCATTCATCAGCGCAGGTCTTGCGGAGCAGAGTTATCCAATGAGTATTACCTTGTCGCCTTGGAAAGGATTGCCCTTGCACAGGCTGGAAAGCTGAAGATTAGACCGATGAATAAGCCTGTTTATGATCCATGCCGCCCAATATCGATCCCGCCTTTGAGGGTTAGTACCGGGGGAATCCACGAAAAACAACTTGAGATAGAATTAGAGAATGCAGGATATAAAAAATGAAGATTGTTTATGAATACTCCCATCTCGGTGGTGTTGAGATTATGCAAGTTCGGCATCCTCAAATGTGGGATCAAGTTCGACAGGTGATTACAAGCGTAGAAGCTCGCAGACTGAAGATTAGTAAAGAGAAAACCATGTTAGGACGTGCATTGGTCGATCCCAAAGATATGAATATCCAGTTTAAAACAGGATTCGAAACTTTGGGCTTTCACCAATTAATAGATAAGTACAACATCCAGTTGGAAGGGCGGAAAGAAGTAATCCGCGGATGTTATAAACAGATTGATTTCTCCAAGGACAAAGTCCTGGTCGAAGTGCAATTTGGGAAATACGCATTTATGTTCTACGATATGGCAAAATTCCAGTACTTCTACAATGAAAACAAAGCAGACGTAGGAATCGAAATCGTGCCTTGCCATTCGCTTTACAAATCAATGTCCAGCGGTGTCTCTTATGGGGAACAACTAATAAATGATATCGAAAGACTTAAACGACACTTTCCTGCCGTACCTGTGGCAGTTCTTTTAATAGATGAAAACACAATTGATTAATTAAGGAGATAGACATGAAAAACGTAGCAATCAACGGATTTGGACGCATCGGGCGCCTCGTGTTCCGTGCTATTCTGAAATACCATCCCGAAGTGAACGTGGTCGCCATCAACGACCTCACGGACGCCAAGACCCTGGCATACCTCTTCAAATATGACAGTGTCCACCGGGTGTTTGATGGCGAAGTCAGCCACAGCGAAGATTCGATCATCGTGAACGGCAAAAATATCCGCATCTATTCCGAAAAAGATCCTGAGGCATTGCCGTGGAAGGAACTCGGAGTGGAATACGTGATCGAATCCACCGGCTTTTTCACTTCCAAGGAAAAGGCTTCCAAACATCTCAAAGCAGGTGCCGGGAAAGTGATTCTCACCGCTCCCGCAAAGGATGAAGTGGACGCCACCATCGTGATGGGCGTCAATCACAAAAGCCTGAAAGCGACAGACAAAATTGTCTCAAACGCTTCATGCACAACCAATTGCCTCGCCCCCGTGGCAAAGGTGCTGCATGATAAATATGGCATCGCCCGCGGGCTCATGACCACCATCCATTCTTATACGAACGACCAGCGCATCCTCGATCAACCGCACAGCGATCTGCGCCGTGCCAGAGCTGCCGCCATGAGCATGATTCCCACCAGCACGGGTGCCGCCAAAGCAATCGGATTGGTGATCCCGGAATTGAAAGGCAAGCTCGATGGATGCGCAATCCGAGTTCCAACCCCGGACGGTTCTTTGGTCGATCTGTGCGTCACTTTGGAAAAAGCAGCCGGCAAGGACGAAATCAATGCCGCCATGAAAGAAGCCTCCGAAACATATCTTAAAGGCTATCTGATGTATTCGGACGACCCCCTCGTCTCCATCGATATCGTCGGCAATCCATATTCCTCAGTTTATGATTCCCAATTCACCTATGTCAAAGACAACATGGTCAAGATCTTCAGTTGGTATGACAACGAGTGGGGTTATTCCTGCCGCGTGGTGGATCTGTTAGTTTATATGAGTAAGCTGTGAACATGGATCAGTGATCGGTTTCCCAATGTAGCGCAGCATGCCGATGCTGCGAAGCCGTGAGACCCTTTCGTTTACGCAGGAATGGCATCCTGCGCTTCAAGCTGATCGTCTCAAGGTAAACACATCTCGCCTCTGAAACTATTATATTGACGAAAAAAGCATCGTCAGGCATTTGGAACGGAATGTGTATAAAATAGATAGGCGTTTGGGGCTTTGCGCCCGGCGCCTTCGCCAGATATTCGCACATGCTTGATAGATAAGGAGTTTATTATGTTGCAAGGATCATTCGTAGCCTTGGTCACGCCCTTCAAAAACGACGAAGTGGACTATTCCGCGTTGGAAGGATTGATTCAATTTCACTTGGATAACGGCACTCACGGCATTTTGCTTTTGGGCACGACTGCCGAAACCGCAGGTTTGGCTTCCGACGAAAAGGACGCGCTCTTGCGTTTTGCCCTGCAAAAGATCAATCACCGGGTGCCGGTGATGATCGGCACCGGAACAAACAACCTGCATCAAACCCTTACGCAGACCAAAAAAGCGAAGGAATTGGCGGCGGATTTTGCCTTGGTGATCACGCCCTATTACATCAAGCCCACTCAAAACGGGATGTATGAATATTTCAAGACCATCGCTCAAAAGACGGATATCCCGATCGTGATCTACAATGTGCCGGGACGCACCGGAGTATCGATATCCGCAGCTACAACAATCAAGCTGGCACATGAATGCCCCAATATCATCGGCATCAAGGAAGCCAGCGGAAATCTCGTGCAAGCCACGGAGATCATTCGGGACGCGCCAAAAGGCTTTTCACTGATGAGCGGAGAGGACGCTTTGAATCTTCCGTTGATGGCAATCGGCGCCAAAGGATGCATCTCGGTGACCGCAAACGTCGTTCCAAAACTGATGAGCGAACACATCCAAAGCTGCCTCGATGGCGATTTTGCCACTGCCGCGCTCCAGCACCAAAAACTGCTCAAAATGAATAACGTGATGTTCATCGAGACCAATCCCATCCCCGCGAAGGAAGCTTTGCATATAATGGGCTATATCTGTCTCGAATTTCGCCTGCCCATCTGCCCGCTCATGGAGTCCAACCGTGAGATACTCCGCAACACCCTGAAGGAATACAAGTTAATCTAAGAATTACAGGAGATAGAATCATGAAAAAACGAGCTGCTACCCACGGCTTCGTCCTGCAGCGAACTCGGAAAATTGACGAGATCAAAAGCACCGCCCACGTCTATATTCACGAAAAGAGTGGCGCGGAGCTGATCCATCTGGCATGCGAAGATACAAATAAAGTGTTTTGCATCGCTTTCAAGACCATTCCTGAGGACGATACCGGCTGTCCGCACATACTCGAACACTCAGTTTTGAACGGATCGCAGAAGTTCCCCGCAAAATCCACTTTCATGGAACTGATCAAGGGCAGTTTGCACACCTTCATCAATGCCATGACGGCATCCGACATGACTCTCTATCCGGTTGCCAGCACCAACGATAAAGACTTTATGAACCTGATGAACGTCTATCTGGATGCGGTGCTCTTTCCGCTCATTTATAAACACCCGGAAATCCTGCACCAGGAAGGCTGGCACTATGAAATGACCGGTGAAACGGACGCGCTCAAGATCCGCGGCATCGTCTATAATGAGATGAAAGGCGCGTTCTCAAGCCCGGACAGCATCGTCATGCGCAGATGCCAGCAAGAGCAGTTTCCGGACAACGCCTATGGCTTTGAAAGCGGCGGGGATCCTGAATCCATACCGGAATTGACCTATGAGAAGTTCCTCGATTTTCACCGCAAATACTACCATCCTTCCAATTCCCGCATCTTCCTCTATGGGGATATGGATATAGAAAGCTCTCTGAAACTGATCAATGATGATTATTTGAGCAAATTTGACCGCGACGAGACGGTGATCGAAGTGCCCCTGCAGGCGCCTTTTAAGAAAGCAAAAAAACTGGAATTGGAATATCCCATCGACGAGCACGAAGACCCCGCGGGACGGTGCTATCTCACGCTGCTTTATACCTTTGGCGAGATCACGAACGTGGAGGAAAGCGCCGCTTTGGGCATTCTTGCCGGGATTTTGATGCAAAGTGCGGCTTCGCCTTTGAAACGCGCCATCATGCAATCCGGATTGGCAAAGGATTCCACTGCCACAGCCGAAACCGATCTGCGCCAACCGTCGCTTTATATCGTCTGCAAACAGGTCAAAAAGGAAGACGTCGAAACGCTCACGACCCTGATCAACAACGAGCTCAAACGTCTCGTCAAAGACGGGATCGACAAGAAACTCATCGAAGCGGTCTTGAACATGCAGGAATTCTTTCTCCGCGAAGCACAGATGCAAAACTTTCCCAAGGGTTTGTATTATGCCTGGACCTCCTACGCGCTTTGGATGCACGGCGGCGATCCTTTGGACGCCATTGGTTTCGAACCGCTATTCGCCAAGCTGCGCAAAGGACTCACCGAGCCCTATTATGAAAAGCTCATCGAAAAAGCCCTGCTTAAAAACAAGCATTCCTCAGTAATAACCTTCGTCCCCGTGCCGGGACTCGTTGCCAAACAGGAAGCCGAGACGCGTGCCAAGCTTGATGCCATACAAGAAAAGATGAGCAAAGAACAGATCCGCGATCTGGTGGAATTCAACCAACAGCTGCATCAGTGGCAAAATGCGGAAGACAGCCCCACCGACATCGAAAAGATCCCCGTTCTCGCGCTTAAAGACATCAATCCGCAGGCGCAAGCCCTTCCCACCGAGCTGGAAACCTGGAAGGAATTCACGCTGCTCAAACATCCCGTCAGCGCCAACGGCATCGTCTATATGAAAGTCTATTTCGAT
The Candidatus Cloacimonadaceae bacterium genome window above contains:
- a CDS encoding BglII/BstYI family type II restriction endonuclease, producing MKIVYEYSHLGGVEIMQVRHPQMWDQVRQVITSVEARRLKISKEKTMLGRALVDPKDMNIQFKTGFETLGFHQLIDKYNIQLEGRKEVIRGCYKQIDFSKDKVLVEVQFGKYAFMFYDMAKFQYFYNENKADVGIEIVPCHSLYKSMSSGVSYGEQLINDIERLKRHFPAVPVAVLLIDENTID
- a CDS encoding site-specific DNA-methyltransferase translates to MLIINDHWNTGADVCLYNGDCLELLAGIPDNTIRLVMTSPPYNIGKAYEKRQPLKDYILWQEEVIKECWRVLTNDGSICWQVGNFVDNGEIIPLDIVMFPIFEKLGMKLRNRIVWHFGHGLHASKRFSGRYEVILWFTKSDKYVFNLDAVRVPQKYTGKKHFKGAKKGELSCNPLGKNPTDIWDIPNVKSNHVEKTIHPAQFPIELVERMVLALTNDDDWTFDPFSGVGSTQIASIIHQRRSCGAELSNEYYLVALERIALAQAGKLKIRPMNKPVYDPCRPISIPPLRVSTGGIHEKQLEIELENAGYKK
- the dapA gene encoding 4-hydroxy-tetrahydrodipicolinate synthase, which produces MLQGSFVALVTPFKNDEVDYSALEGLIQFHLDNGTHGILLLGTTAETAGLASDEKDALLRFALQKINHRVPVMIGTGTNNLHQTLTQTKKAKELAADFALVITPYYIKPTQNGMYEYFKTIAQKTDIPIVIYNVPGRTGVSISAATTIKLAHECPNIIGIKEASGNLVQATEIIRDAPKGFSLMSGEDALNLPLMAIGAKGCISVTANVVPKLMSEHIQSCLDGDFATAALQHQKLLKMNNVMFIETNPIPAKEALHIMGYICLEFRLPICPLMESNREILRNTLKEYKLI
- the gap gene encoding type I glyceraldehyde-3-phosphate dehydrogenase translates to MKNVAINGFGRIGRLVFRAILKYHPEVNVVAINDLTDAKTLAYLFKYDSVHRVFDGEVSHSEDSIIVNGKNIRIYSEKDPEALPWKELGVEYVIESTGFFTSKEKASKHLKAGAGKVILTAPAKDEVDATIVMGVNHKSLKATDKIVSNASCTTNCLAPVAKVLHDKYGIARGLMTTIHSYTNDQRILDQPHSDLRRARAAAMSMIPTSTGAAKAIGLVIPELKGKLDGCAIRVPTPDGSLVDLCVTLEKAAGKDEINAAMKEASETYLKGYLMYSDDPLVSIDIVGNPYSSVYDSQFTYVKDNMVKIFSWYDNEWGYSCRVVDLLVYMSKL
- a CDS encoding insulinase family protein; this encodes MKKRAATHGFVLQRTRKIDEIKSTAHVYIHEKSGAELIHLACEDTNKVFCIAFKTIPEDDTGCPHILEHSVLNGSQKFPAKSTFMELIKGSLHTFINAMTASDMTLYPVASTNDKDFMNLMNVYLDAVLFPLIYKHPEILHQEGWHYEMTGETDALKIRGIVYNEMKGAFSSPDSIVMRRCQQEQFPDNAYGFESGGDPESIPELTYEKFLDFHRKYYHPSNSRIFLYGDMDIESSLKLINDDYLSKFDRDETVIEVPLQAPFKKAKKLELEYPIDEHEDPAGRCYLTLLYTFGEITNVEESAALGILAGILMQSAASPLKRAIMQSGLAKDSTATAETDLRQPSLYIVCKQVKKEDVETLTTLINNELKRLVKDGIDKKLIEAVLNMQEFFLREAQMQNFPKGLYYAWTSYALWMHGGDPLDAIGFEPLFAKLRKGLTEPYYEKLIEKALLKNKHSSVITFVPVPGLVAKQEAETRAKLDAIQEKMSKEQIRDLVEFNQQLHQWQNAEDSPTDIEKIPVLALKDINPQAQALPTELETWKEFTLLKHPVSANGIVYMKVYFDLSHAEEEDLPWLAMYSYLVNFVDSKGMDYATRSNEIYIHTGGIGMRLSLLNGYQDPAQILPKMLVSGKAVVSKVDKLTELAAEYALKPVFEDKARLATLIRELKTRMEARMMSAGISVAINRMFSPFSQIHRYSDMVGGLAYYHFLCDLEKRILIDMDAIVEELEWVRETFFTQNNLIISLTATPEDLEEASEHLAPMVESISAEAYEKAENHFITRDFNEGIYAPVKIQFCVKGGDFFRKGYSYSGKMRVLNNILSNEYLYKQIRVNGGAYGAMSNFTTSGHQYFASYRDPNLRESLDVFDTVPQYLRGFQCSQRDMDKYIIGDISNLDYPKTPESIGAAADDDYLTGFTHEDRQQIRDEVLSTKIEDIRAYADMIEAIMTKHHCCVFGNEAIVKEAAELFDVLTPVFKQDK